A stretch of the uncultured Bacteroides sp. genome encodes the following:
- the argR gene encoding arginine repressor, protein MTTNKSKRLDSIKMIISSKEIGSQEELLRELAKEGYELTQATLSRDLKQMKVAKAATTNGNYVYVLPNDTMYKRTIDVPSPGEMLMQSGFKSIDFSGNMAVIKTRPGYASSLAYDIDNREYKDIIGTIAGDDTILLVFRDGYSRNEIKQSLSHIIPNI, encoded by the coding sequence ATGACGACGAACAAAAGTAAACGATTAGATTCAATTAAGATGATCATCTCCAGCAAGGAGATTGGTAGTCAGGAAGAGCTGCTTAGAGAGTTAGCGAAAGAAGGCTATGAGCTTACACAAGCTACATTGTCCAGGGATTTGAAGCAGATGAAAGTTGCCAAAGCGGCTACTACAAATGGTAACTATGTATATGTCTTGCCTAACGATACCATGTATAAACGAACAATTGACGTACCTAGTCCTGGCGAAATGTTAATGCAGAGCGGTTTCAAATCGATTGACTTTTCAGGTAATATGGCTGTTATAAAGACCCGTCCTGGATATGCCAGCAGTCTTGCCTATGATATTGACAACCGTGAATATAAGGATATCATTGGTACTATTGCAGGAGATGACACCATTTTATTGGTGTTCAGAGATGGTTATTCCAGAAATGAAATTAAGCAATCATTGTCTCACATTATTCCGAATATTTAA
- a CDS encoding GNAT family N-acetyltransferase, with protein MESNIEILVANESHIPYVDIILTTIEVAAKIRGTGIAKRSPEYIKQKMVEGKAIIALCEGEFAGFCYIETWSNKKFVANSGLIVVDKFRGHGLAKKIKRRAFELSRERFPEAKIFGLTTGLAVMKINSELGYVPVTFSELTTDEAFWKGCQSCVNYDILQRTGGTKCLCTGMLYDPGKHPEDPFNKKEDKESSENK; from the coding sequence ATGGAAAGTAATATTGAAATTCTTGTTGCCAACGAGAGTCATATTCCATACGTTGACATTATTTTAACTACAATAGAGGTCGCGGCAAAGATTCGTGGAACGGGTATTGCAAAGCGTTCTCCTGAATACATAAAACAAAAAATGGTTGAGGGCAAAGCAATTATTGCGCTTTGTGAAGGTGAGTTTGCTGGATTTTGCTATATAGAGACCTGGAGTAACAAGAAATTTGTTGCTAATTCAGGACTTATTGTTGTTGATAAATTCCGTGGTCACGGTTTGGCAAAGAAGATTAAACGCCGTGCTTTTGAACTTTCACGTGAACGTTTTCCAGAAGCAAAGATATTTGGTTTAACTACCGGACTTGCAGTGATGAAGATTAATTCAGAATTAGGATATGTACCTGTTACATTCTCTGAACTTACTACTGATGAGGCTTTTTGGAAAGGGTGTCAAAGTTGCGTTAACTACGATATTCTTCAGAGAACGGGAGGTACAAAATGTCTTTGTACAGGTATGCTATATGACCCGGGCAAGCATCCGGAAGATCCTTTTAATAAGAAAGAGGACAAGGAAAGTTCAGAAAATAAATAA
- a CDS encoding argininosuccinate synthase domain-containing protein → MKEKVVLAFSGGLDTSFCAKYLSEEKGYEVYTAVANTGGFSPEELKVIEEKAYKLGAVKHVTLDVTQEYYEKSIKYMVFGNVLRNGTYPISVSSERIFQAIAIINYAKEIKADAVAHGSTGAGNDQIRFDLTFDVLAPDIKIITPTRDMSLTREYEIEYLRKHGIEADFKKLEYSINKGLWGTSIGGKETLHSEQTLPEEAYPSQVTAQGTETLKLEFVEGQLHAVNGEVFENKVEAINKVEAIGSKYAIGRDMHIGDTIIGIKGRVAFEAAAPMLIINAHKMLEKHTLSKWQQYWKDQIGNWYGMFLHEAQYLEPVMRDCEAMLQSSQRNVNGTVSIILRPYSYTLVGVESSFDLVKTDFGDYGEVGKGWTAEDAKGFTKILSNPLRVYYANQKKNGK, encoded by the coding sequence ATGAAAGAGAAAGTAGTTTTAGCGTTTAGTGGTGGTTTGGATACCTCATTCTGCGCAAAGTATTTGTCAGAAGAAAAAGGATATGAAGTTTATACAGCTGTAGCCAACACTGGCGGATTCAGCCCTGAAGAACTGAAAGTAATCGAAGAAAAAGCATATAAACTAGGTGCAGTTAAGCATGTTACTCTTGATGTGACTCAGGAATATTACGAAAAGAGTATCAAATACATGGTATTTGGTAATGTGTTGCGTAACGGTACTTATCCTATTTCTGTAAGCTCTGAACGTATTTTTCAGGCTATTGCTATTATCAACTATGCAAAAGAAATTAAAGCCGATGCTGTTGCTCACGGAAGTACTGGTGCAGGTAACGACCAGATTCGTTTCGATCTTACATTCGACGTCCTTGCTCCGGATATCAAAATTATAACTCCTACACGTGACATGTCACTTACCCGTGAATATGAGATTGAATATCTTAGAAAACATGGTATTGAAGCCGACTTCAAGAAACTTGAATATTCTATCAACAAGGGCCTTTGGGGAACTTCAATTGGTGGAAAAGAGACTCTCCACTCTGAACAAACTCTTCCAGAAGAAGCTTATCCTTCACAGGTAACTGCTCAAGGAACTGAAACTTTGAAACTTGAATTCGTAGAAGGTCAGTTGCACGCTGTTAACGGTGAAGTGTTTGAAAACAAAGTGGAAGCAATCAATAAGGTTGAAGCAATTGGCTCTAAATATGCTATTGGCCGTGATATGCACATTGGCGATACAATTATCGGTATCAAAGGTCGTGTGGCTTTTGAAGCTGCAGCGCCTATGCTTATTATAAATGCTCATAAGATGTTGGAAAAACACACATTGAGCAAATGGCAACAGTATTGGAAAGACCAAATTGGTAACTGGTACGGAATGTTCCTTCACGAAGCTCAATATCTGGAACCGGTAATGCGCGATTGCGAAGCAATGCTTCAAAGTTCTCAACGTAATGTTAATGGTACGGTTAGCATTATTCTTCGTCCTTATAGCTATACTTTGGTTGGCGTTGAGTCATCTTTTGATTTGGTGAAGACCGACTTTGGTGATTACGGTGAAGTTGGTAAAGGATGGACTGCCGAGGATGCAAAAGGATTTACCAAAATTCTTTCTAATCCTTTGAGAGTTTATTATGCAAATCAAAAGAAAAACGGAAAATAA
- the argC gene encoding N-acetyl-gamma-glutamyl-phosphate reductase yields the protein MIKVGIIGGAGYTAGELIRLLINHPNVEIVFINSSSNAGNKITDIHEGLYGETEMAFTDKFPVDKIDLLYFCTAHGDTKKFMDSHTLPEELKIIDLSMDYRIESDEHDFIYGLPELNRNRISQSKRVANPGCFATCIQLGLLPLAKNRMLNNDVSVNAITGSTGAGVKPGSTSHFSWRNNNMSIYKPFSHQHVPEIKQSLKQLQSNFASDIDFIPYRGDFPRGIYATLVFKTTVELDEIKRMYTEYYEKESFVHIIDKNIDLKQVVNTNKCLLHLEKHGDKLLIISCIDNLLKGASGQAVHNMNLMFGLEETTGLKLKPSAF from the coding sequence ATGATTAAAGTAGGAATAATAGGCGGAGCGGGATATACAGCAGGCGAATTGATTCGCTTGCTGATAAACCATCCGAACGTTGAAATCGTGTTTATTAACAGCAGCAGTAATGCGGGAAATAAGATAACCGATATTCATGAAGGTCTTTATGGTGAAACAGAGATGGCTTTTACTGATAAATTCCCAGTCGATAAGATTGATTTGCTTTATTTCTGCACGGCTCATGGTGATACCAAAAAGTTTATGGATAGCCACACATTGCCTGAAGAATTAAAGATTATTGATCTTTCAATGGATTATCGTATTGAATCCGATGAACACGATTTTATTTATGGACTTCCTGAGCTTAATCGTAATCGTATCTCTCAAAGCAAGCGTGTGGCTAATCCCGGATGCTTTGCTACATGTATCCAATTGGGATTGCTGCCTTTGGCTAAGAACAGGATGCTGAACAATGATGTTTCTGTTAATGCTATAACCGGTTCTACCGGAGCAGGAGTGAAGCCGGGTTCTACTTCTCATTTTAGCTGGCGAAACAACAATATGTCTATCTATAAACCGTTCTCGCATCAGCATGTGCCTGAGATAAAGCAATCTCTGAAACAATTACAGAGTAACTTTGCATCGGATATAGATTTTATCCCTTATCGTGGTGATTTCCCTCGTGGTATTTATGCCACACTGGTTTTTAAAACGACTGTGGAACTGGACGAAATCAAACGTATGTACACCGAGTATTATGAAAAGGAATCTTTTGTGCATATCATAGATAAAAATATAGACTTAAAACAGGTGGTAAACACAAACAAGTGTTTGCTGCATCTCGAAAAACATGGTGATAAGCTTCTTATCATTTCATGCATAGATAACTTATTAAAAGGTGCTTCCGGTCAGGCGGTTCATAATATGAACCTGATGTTTGGACTGGAAGAAACTACCGGGCTGAAGCTAAAGCCGAGTGCCTTCTAA
- a CDS encoding aminotransferase class III-fold pyridoxal phosphate-dependent enzyme, which yields MKLFDVYPLFDINIVKGKGCKVWDDKGNEYLDLYGGHAVISVGHSHPHYVEMVQKQVAELGFYSNSVINKLQQQLAERVGVISGYEDYSFFMINSGAEANENALKLASFHNRRKRVVSFSKSFHGRTSAAVRTTDNPKIVAPINEGIDVTFLALNDIDAVRSELQKKDVCAVMIEGIQGIGGIKVPDNGFMQELRKLCTETGTILILDEIQSGYGRSGKFFAHQYAGIRPDIITVAKGIGNGFPMGGVLISPIFTPVYGMLGTTFGGNHLSCAAALAVLDVIEKENLMENAAKVGAHLMKELKQFPQIKEVRGEGLMIGLEFTQPIKELRSRLLFEQNVFTGVSGTNVIRLLPPLCLTIAEADEFIQRLKKVL from the coding sequence ATGAAACTATTTGATGTGTATCCTTTGTTCGATATCAATATCGTAAAAGGAAAAGGATGTAAGGTCTGGGATGATAAAGGGAATGAATACCTTGACCTTTATGGCGGACATGCTGTGATCTCTGTTGGACATTCACATCCTCATTATGTAGAGATGGTTCAAAAACAAGTTGCAGAACTGGGCTTTTACTCTAATTCTGTGATTAACAAGCTTCAACAGCAACTTGCAGAGCGAGTGGGAGTGATCTCAGGATATGAAGATTATTCTTTCTTCATGATAAACTCTGGTGCCGAAGCAAATGAGAATGCTTTAAAACTGGCATCTTTCCACAACCGAAGAAAGCGTGTGGTTTCTTTCTCAAAGAGTTTTCATGGGCGTACTTCAGCTGCAGTACGCACTACCGACAATCCTAAAATTGTGGCACCTATCAATGAGGGCATTGATGTAACTTTTCTTGCTCTTAACGATATTGATGCTGTGCGTTCGGAACTGCAGAAAAAAGATGTTTGTGCTGTAATGATCGAAGGAATTCAGGGTATTGGTGGTATTAAAGTTCCTGATAACGGTTTTATGCAGGAATTGCGTAAACTGTGTACGGAAACCGGTACTATTTTGATTCTTGATGAAATTCAGTCGGGTTACGGTCGTAGCGGTAAATTCTTTGCTCATCAATATGCCGGAATCCGTCCTGATATCATTACCGTAGCTAAAGGTATTGGCAATGGATTCCCTATGGGTGGTGTGTTGATAAGTCCTATTTTTACTCCGGTATACGGAATGCTTGGAACCACATTTGGTGGTAATCACTTGTCTTGCGCTGCTGCTCTTGCTGTTCTGGATGTGATAGAGAAAGAGAATCTGATGGAGAATGCAGCTAAGGTTGGCGCTCACCTTATGAAAGAACTGAAACAGTTTCCTCAAATTAAAGAGGTTCGTGGAGAGGGTTTAATGATTGGACTTGAGTTTACCCAACCAATAAAAGAACTCCGTAGCCGTCTGCTTTTTGAACAGAACGTATTTACAGGAGTCAGTGGTACAAACGTTATCCGACTTCTTCCTCCGCTTTGCCTGACCATAGCTGAAGCAGATGAATTCATTCAAAGATTGAAGAAAGTACTGTAA
- the proC gene encoding pyrroline-5-carboxylate reductase, translating to MKIAIIGAGNMGGAIARGLVQGTKVKAVNITVTNPTNGKLDALKSFNAGINVTNSNHVAAETADVIILAVKPWLVKNVLEGIRFNSEKQILVTVAAGVPFTEYCKIIGDEATIFRVIPNTAISLLESTTLIASYKASKEQEQYILDLFSEMGLAMIINESQMSAATALTSCGIAYVLKYIHAAVEAGVEMGIYPKDAQKMVAQSVKGAAELLLQNDTHPAIEIDKVTTPGGLTIKGLNELEHAGFSSAIIRAMKASR from the coding sequence ATGAAAATAGCGATAATAGGAGCCGGTAATATGGGGGGAGCTATAGCTCGTGGTCTCGTACAAGGTACCAAGGTAAAAGCTGTTAATATAACAGTCACTAACCCTACTAATGGAAAACTCGACGCACTGAAATCATTTAATGCAGGTATAAATGTTACTAACAGCAATCATGTTGCTGCCGAAACTGCTGATGTTATTATTCTGGCAGTGAAACCATGGTTGGTTAAGAATGTGCTTGAAGGAATCAGATTCAACTCAGAAAAACAGATTCTGGTTACAGTAGCCGCAGGCGTTCCTTTTACTGAATATTGTAAAATAATAGGTGATGAGGCTACTATTTTCCGGGTTATTCCTAACACAGCTATCTCTCTTCTTGAAAGTACCACACTAATAGCATCTTATAAAGCATCTAAAGAGCAGGAACAGTATATTCTTGACCTTTTTAGTGAAATGGGGCTGGCTATGATTATCAACGAATCACAAATGAGTGCTGCTACAGCACTTACTTCATGTGGCATTGCCTATGTGCTAAAATATATTCATGCAGCTGTTGAGGCCGGAGTAGAGATGGGCATTTATCCCAAAGATGCTCAGAAAATGGTGGCCCAGTCTGTAAAAGGAGCTGCGGAACTTTTGCTACAGAACGATACTCACCCTGCTATTGAAATAGACAAAGTAACCACACCGGGAGGGTTAACAATCAAAGGACTTAATGAATTAGAACATGCAGGCTTCAGCTCGGCAATAATCCGGGCTATGAAAGCAAGCAGATAA